In a genomic window of Quercus lobata isolate SW786 chromosome 4, ValleyOak3.0 Primary Assembly, whole genome shotgun sequence:
- the LOC115983821 gene encoding uncharacterized protein LOC115983821: MGQDRKTGQGSSWHRLTLREKFIALSISHLGFRGNSRAVEVGRWHCKPFTFSEIAKPVSLQTASSKYPSTIPVSAKQRWKMEAIETCDVMLYTKIVLLMQWAS, encoded by the exons ATGGGTCAG GACCGAAAGACTGGTCAAGGTTCATCTTGGCACCGATTGACGCTTCGCGAGAAATTCATCGCTTTGTCTATCTCTCACTTG GGATTTAGAGGAAATTCAAGAGCTGTTGAGGTTGGTCGATGGCACTGTAAACCCTTCACTTTCTCAG AGATTGCAAAGCCAGTGTCTCTGCAAACAGCAAGTTCTAAATACCCATCAACGATTCCAGTCTCTGCTAAACAG aGGTGGAAAATGGAGGCCATAGAGACATGTGACGTGATGTTGTACACAAAAATTGTCTTGCTAATGCAATGGGCTTCATGA